A window of Polaribacter litorisediminis contains these coding sequences:
- a CDS encoding TonB-dependent receptor: MKILFKFICFLFLGIASIYGQTNSIAGKITSNGQVIPFVNVYLQNTSLGTATNENGFFELKNIPNGKYILILSSVGFNSQKMIISFSGGEKLIKNFILDENSALEEIVISGTLRPVIKSNSPVPVEVYRETFFKKNPTPSIFESLQNINGIRPQLNCNVCNTGDIHINGLEGPYTFVLIDGMPIVSGLSTVYGLTGIPQSLIERVEIVKGPASTLYGSEAVGGIINIITKKPSNTPILSTDVMTSSWGEVNTDIGLRYKASEKVQGLLGINYFNFQNRIDNNNDNFTDLTLQNRISIFNKINIKRKNNKVFNIATRYMYEDRWGGEMEWQRQFRGTDQIYGESIYTNRWETFGTYELPTFEDISFQFSANGHYQDSFYGKDAYDATQLIGFGQFVYNKKIAKKHDFLLGVAYRYTFYDDSTFATLDENGTANKPAISHLPGIFLQDEIALNNQNKLLLGTRWDYNSLHGNIFSPRINYKWNSKDNSDIFRISIGNGFRVANVFTEDHAALTGAREVEFDGELQPETSWNANINYVKKITTENFYVTLDASAFYTYFENRILPDYETDTNKIIYANLNGFSVSKGLSLNTDIIFTNGLTINAGATLMDVSITENSIKTRQILTESFSGVWSISYKFTNNFSMDYTGNVYGPMRLPLLGENDPRAANSPWFSIQNIQFTKKFTKSWEVYGGIKNILNFTPPANSINGADNPFDIGIDTQQNPELAFDPSYMFASNQGIRAFLGIRYTLF; encoded by the coding sequence ATGAAAATACTCTTCAAATTTATCTGTTTTTTATTTTTAGGAATTGCATCAATATATGGACAAACAAATAGCATTGCTGGTAAAATAACATCGAATGGACAGGTGATACCTTTTGTAAATGTATATTTACAAAACACTTCATTAGGCACTGCAACCAATGAAAATGGTTTTTTTGAGTTGAAAAATATTCCAAACGGAAAGTACATCCTTATTTTAAGCAGCGTTGGTTTTAACTCGCAGAAAATGATAATTTCATTTTCTGGAGGTGAAAAATTAATAAAAAACTTTATTCTAGATGAAAACAGTGCTCTAGAAGAGATTGTGATTTCAGGAACTTTAAGACCTGTAATAAAATCTAACAGTCCGGTTCCTGTTGAAGTATATCGTGAAACATTTTTTAAGAAAAATCCTACACCTTCTATTTTTGAATCTTTGCAAAATATAAATGGAATTCGTCCACAATTAAATTGTAATGTTTGCAACACAGGAGACATTCATATTAATGGTTTAGAAGGCCCTTATACTTTTGTTTTAATTGATGGAATGCCCATTGTTAGTGGACTTTCTACAGTATATGGATTAACAGGAATTCCGCAATCGTTAATAGAAAGGGTAGAAATTGTAAAAGGTCCTGCTTCTACTTTATATGGGTCTGAAGCTGTTGGTGGCATCATCAATATCATCACTAAAAAACCTAGCAATACCCCCATTTTATCTACGGATGTGATGACTAGCTCATGGGGTGAAGTAAATACAGATATTGGTTTACGCTATAAAGCTTCAGAAAAAGTTCAAGGTCTGTTAGGTATTAATTATTTTAACTTTCAAAATAGAATTGATAATAACAACGATAATTTTACAGATTTAACGCTTCAAAATAGAATTTCCATTTTTAATAAGATTAACATTAAAAGAAAAAACAATAAAGTTTTTAATATTGCTACTAGATATATGTATGAAGATCGTTGGGGAGGAGAAATGGAATGGCAACGACAATTTAGAGGAACAGATCAAATTTATGGAGAGAGTATTTACACCAATAGATGGGAAACTTTTGGAACTTATGAGTTACCAACATTTGAAGATATTAGTTTTCAGTTTAGCGCAAACGGCCATTATCAAGATTCTTTTTATGGAAAAGATGCATACGATGCGACACAGTTAATTGGTTTCGGACAATTTGTTTATAACAAAAAAATTGCAAAAAAACACGATTTTCTTTTAGGTGTAGCCTATCGATATACGTTTTATGATGATAGCACCTTTGCTACTTTAGATGAAAATGGAACGGCGAACAAACCTGCAATATCTCATTTACCAGGTATTTTTTTACAAGACGAAATTGCTCTGAACAATCAAAATAAATTATTATTAGGAACACGATGGGATTACAATAGTTTGCATGGAAATATTTTTTCACCAAGGATTAATTACAAATGGAATTCTAAAGATAATTCAGATATTTTTAGAATTAGCATTGGTAACGGGTTTAGAGTTGCCAACGTTTTCACAGAAGACCATGCAGCCTTAACAGGCGCAAGAGAAGTTGAATTTGATGGTGAATTACAGCCAGAGACTTCTTGGAATGCGAATATAAATTATGTAAAAAAAATAACTACAGAAAATTTTTATGTAACCTTAGATGCAAGTGCTTTTTATACCTATTTCGAGAATCGTATTTTACCCGATTATGAAACAGACACAAACAAAATTATCTATGCCAATTTAAATGGCTTTTCAGTTTCTAAAGGACTATCTTTAAATACAGATATTATCTTTACAAACGGACTGACCATAAACGCCGGCGCTACTTTAATGGACGTTTCTATTACTGAAAATAGCATAAAAACAAGACAAATATTAACGGAAAGCTTTAGCGGCGTTTGGTCTATTTCTTATAAGTTTACTAATAATTTTTCTATGGATTATACAGGCAACGTATACGGGCCCATGCGATTGCCTCTTTTAGGAGAAAATGACCCAAGAGCGGCAAACTCACCTTGGTTTAGTATTCAGAATATTCAATTTACAAAAAAGTTTACGAAGAGTTGGGAAGTTTATGGCGGTATCAAAAACATTTTAAACTTTACACCACCTGCAAATAGTATTAATGGAGCCGACAATCCTTTTGATATTGGAATAGACACACAACAAAACCCCGAATTAGCTTTTGATCCCAGCTATATGTTTGCCTCCAACCAAGGAATTAGAGCTTTTTTAGGAATCAGATATACCCTATTTTAG
- a CDS encoding metal-dependent transcriptional regulator has product MFTFSEENYLKAVYHLELETNKVINTNAIAEKLETKASSVTDMIKKLSDKKVLIYKKYKGVTLTKLGKKTAANVVRKHRLWEVFLVEKLNFSWDEVHEVAEQLEHIKSPKLINQLDAFLGFPERDPHGDPIPDKNGDYNQIEKRLLSTLKIKESGICIGVHDSSSEFLQFLDKQEIALGQEIHVIGKEPFDNSMLIKIAHRELSISNKIANNLYIK; this is encoded by the coding sequence ATGTTTACATTTTCTGAAGAGAATTATTTAAAAGCCGTTTATCATTTAGAGTTAGAAACGAATAAAGTAATTAACACCAATGCGATTGCAGAAAAATTAGAAACGAAAGCTTCTTCCGTAACAGATATGATTAAAAAATTATCTGATAAAAAAGTTTTAATTTATAAAAAATATAAAGGAGTCACTTTAACGAAATTAGGAAAAAAAACGGCAGCAAATGTGGTTCGTAAACATCGGCTTTGGGAAGTTTTTTTAGTTGAAAAATTAAATTTTTCTTGGGATGAAGTACATGAAGTTGCAGAGCAATTAGAACATATAAAATCTCCAAAATTAATTAATCAGTTAGATGCTTTTTTGGGTTTCCCTGAAAGAGATCCTCATGGAGATCCTATTCCCGATAAAAATGGCGATTATAATCAAATTGAAAAAAGATTATTATCAACCTTAAAAATTAAGGAAAGCGGAATTTGCATTGGTGTTCATGATTCATCATCAGAATTTCTACAATTTTTAGACAAACAAGAAATTGCGCTAGGCCAGGAGATTCATGTAATTGGTAAAGAACCTTTTGATAATTCGATGTTGATTAAGATAGCACATAGAGAATTATCAATATCCAATAAAATAGCAAACAATTTATATATAAAGTAA
- a CDS encoding ZIP family metal transporter, whose product MNIFNQLVEYAKDNPIWAALFASLFTWGLTAAGAALVFFFKKANRAVLDGMLGFTGGVMVAASFWSLLAPAIDNSPGEGFVKVLPAAIGFGLGALSLFGMDKILPHLHINFKIDEAEGVKTEWHKTTLLVLAITLHNIPEGLAVGVLFGAASTLVGVEQTEMIIAAISLAIGIGIQNFPEGFAVSMPLRRQGVSRLKSFWYGQLSAVVEPIAAVLGALAVSFFTPILPYALAFAAGAMIFVVVEEVIPETQRDKYTDIATLGFIGGFIVMMSLDVGLG is encoded by the coding sequence ATGAATATATTTAATCAATTGGTAGAATATGCCAAAGATAACCCTATTTGGGCAGCATTATTTGCGTCGCTTTTTACATGGGGATTAACTGCTGCAGGTGCCGCTTTGGTTTTCTTTTTTAAAAAAGCCAACAGAGCAGTTTTAGACGGAATGTTAGGGTTTACGGGAGGTGTTATGGTAGCTGCAAGTTTCTGGAGTTTACTTGCGCCAGCCATTGATAACAGTCCTGGAGAAGGTTTTGTGAAAGTTTTACCAGCGGCAATTGGTTTTGGTTTAGGAGCGTTATCACTTTTCGGAATGGATAAAATTTTACCCCATTTACATATCAATTTTAAAATCGATGAAGCAGAAGGTGTTAAAACAGAATGGCATAAAACAACGCTTTTAGTGCTTGCAATTACACTTCATAATATTCCTGAGGGTTTGGCTGTTGGTGTTCTTTTTGGTGCAGCTTCTACTTTAGTTGGGGTGGAGCAAACAGAAATGATTATTGCGGCAATTTCTTTGGCAATCGGAATCGGAATTCAGAATTTTCCAGAAGGTTTTGCAGTATCGATGCCACTTCGTAGACAAGGAGTTAGCAGGTTAAAAAGTTTTTGGTACGGTCAATTGTCTGCTGTTGTAGAGCCGATTGCTGCAGTTTTAGGAGCTTTAGCAGTTTCCTTTTTTACTCCAATTTTACCGTATGCTTTGGCTTTTGCAGCAGGTGCGATGATTTTTGTAGTGGTAGAAGAAGTAATCCCAGAAACGCAAAGAGATAAATATACAGATATTGCTACGCTTGGTTTTATTGGTGGTTTTATTGTGATGATGTCTTTGGATGTAGGGCTTGGGTAA